In Zunongwangia profunda SM-A87, the following proteins share a genomic window:
- the rimO gene encoding 30S ribosomal protein S12 methylthiotransferase RimO, which yields MRTKSLKKNRINVVTLGCSKNVYDSEVLMGQLKANNKDVVHEEEGNIVVINTCGFIDNAKEQSVNTILEFVAKKEQGDVDKVFVTGCLSERYKPDLQKEIPNVDQYFGTTELPGLLKALEADYKHELIGERLTTTPKNYAYLKIAEGCDRPCSFCAIPLMRGGHKSTPIENLVTEAKKLAANGVKELILIAQDLTYYGLDLYKKRNLAELLENLVKVEGIEWIRLHYAFPTGFPMDVLEVMKREPKICNYLDIPLQHISDDLLKSMRRGTTHKKTTDLLYKFRETVPEMAIRTTLIVGYPGETEAHFQELKEWVKEMRFERLGCFTYSHEENTHAYNLEDDVPDEVKQERANEIMEIQSQISWELNQQKIGQTFKVIIDRKEGNYFIGRTEFDSPDVDNEVLIDAAEIYLKTGEYYDIKITDAADFDLYGTPLNSEAKPTRKELKIKTV from the coding sequence ATGAGGACTAAATCGCTTAAAAAGAACAGGATAAATGTAGTAACCCTTGGTTGTAGTAAGAATGTTTACGACAGCGAAGTGTTAATGGGGCAGTTAAAAGCGAATAATAAAGATGTTGTTCACGAGGAGGAAGGTAATATTGTTGTAATTAATACCTGTGGATTTATCGATAATGCTAAAGAACAATCGGTAAATACTATTTTAGAATTTGTAGCGAAAAAAGAGCAGGGCGATGTAGATAAGGTTTTTGTAACCGGTTGTTTAAGTGAGCGCTATAAACCCGATTTACAAAAGGAGATTCCAAATGTAGATCAGTATTTTGGAACAACAGAACTCCCGGGTTTATTAAAAGCCCTGGAAGCCGATTATAAGCATGAGCTTATTGGTGAGCGTTTAACCACGACTCCAAAAAACTATGCTTATTTAAAGATCGCTGAAGGTTGTGATCGTCCCTGTAGTTTTTGTGCCATCCCGTTAATGCGCGGGGGCCATAAATCAACACCGATCGAAAATTTGGTTACTGAAGCTAAAAAGCTGGCGGCAAACGGCGTGAAAGAATTAATCCTTATCGCTCAGGATTTAACCTATTACGGTCTTGATCTTTATAAAAAAAGAAATTTAGCCGAATTATTAGAGAATTTGGTTAAAGTTGAAGGAATCGAATGGATTCGTTTGCATTATGCATTTCCAACGGGTTTTCCAATGGATGTGCTAGAGGTGATGAAACGGGAGCCAAAAATCTGTAATTATCTGGATATTCCTTTACAGCATATTTCTGATGATCTTTTAAAATCGATGCGTCGTGGTACTACTCATAAAAAAACCACCGATCTTTTATATAAATTTAGAGAGACTGTTCCAGAAATGGCGATTAGAACCACGCTTATCGTGGGATACCCCGGAGAAACCGAAGCGCATTTCCAGGAATTAAAAGAATGGGTGAAAGAAATGCGATTTGAGCGTTTGGGATGTTTTACCTATTCTCACGAAGAAAATACCCATGCGTATAATCTTGAAGACGACGTACCAGATGAGGTAAAGCAGGAGCGTGCTAATGAAATTATGGAAATTCAGTCACAAATTTCCTGGGAGCTGAATCAGCAAAAAATAGGGCAAACTTTTAAAGTGATCATCGATAGAAAAGAAGGTAATTATTTTATCGGAAGAACAGAGTTTGACTCGCCAGATGTAGATAATGAAGTACTTATAGATGCTGCTGAAATTTACCTGAAAACAGGCGAATATTATGATATTAAAATCACTGATGCTGCCGATTTCGATTTATATGGTACTCCGTTAAATTCCGAAGCAAAACCAACGAGAAAAGAGTTAAAGATAAAAACGGTATAG
- a CDS encoding GH92 family glycosyl hydrolase, whose protein sequence is MIKFLKNNSLPVLFMLVTSYSTFAQAVKEKSPAEYVNPYMGNISHMLVPTYPTIHMPNSMLRVYPERSDYNGDLLNGLPLMITSHRGSSAFNLSPFQGALSDIKPVIKFSYDLEEIHPYSYHVYLDEQETTVDYGLASQSAKYTIHFEKEKESHLILNSRNGMLTWDGEAIAGYQIIGNNTKVYIYLIPKQKPEKVQVLDENTTLISGTKAEGRNASIVLSFSKSQSNLELPYGVSFINEQQAKSNYQREIKGRTVAELQEQGKQIWDEALGKMQVEGGSEADKNVFYTSLYRSYERPVCISEDGRYYSAFDGQVHQDNGRPFYTDDWIWDSYRAHHPLRVLLNPKQEEDIIHSFILMAQQMEHNWLPTFPEVTGDSRRMNSNHGVATILDASEKGVDNFDLEKAYQASKAAITEKTLAPWSGKPAGELDTFYKRNGFIPALRDGEEETIPEVSGFEKRQPVAVTLGTAYDEWCLAVLANKLDHKNDYKRFIKEALNYRNLFNSETNFFHPKDKNGEFIAPFDYRFSGGVGARNYYGENNGWTYRWDVQHNVADLIDLMGGRKAFIDNLDATFAEPMGRGKREFYTQLPDQTGNVGQFSMANEPSLHIPYLYSYAGEPWKTQKRIKKLIHTWFRNDFMGVPGDEDGGGMSSFVVFSQLGFYPVTPGLPIYVIGSPFFEKSEVTLENGKTFTIVAENFSKDNKYIQSATLNGKNWDNPWFTHTDLENGGTLVLKMGNKANKDWGSKPENAPPSFQF, encoded by the coding sequence ATGATCAAATTCTTAAAAAATAACTCGTTACCAGTACTGTTTATGCTGGTAACGAGTTATTCAACCTTTGCACAGGCCGTAAAAGAAAAAAGTCCGGCTGAATATGTAAACCCATATATGGGTAATATTAGTCATATGTTGGTACCAACCTACCCAACGATACATATGCCAAATAGCATGTTGCGGGTATATCCGGAACGTTCAGATTATAATGGCGATTTGTTAAATGGCCTGCCTTTGATGATTACCAGTCATCGTGGTAGTTCTGCATTTAATTTGAGTCCGTTTCAGGGAGCGCTTTCCGACATTAAACCGGTAATAAAATTTAGTTATGATTTAGAAGAAATTCATCCTTACAGTTACCATGTTTATTTAGATGAGCAGGAAACTACGGTAGATTATGGATTAGCATCGCAGTCGGCTAAATATACTATTCATTTTGAAAAAGAAAAAGAAAGTCACCTTATCCTCAATTCGAGAAACGGCATGTTAACCTGGGATGGTGAAGCAATCGCTGGCTATCAGATTATAGGAAATAACACCAAAGTTTATATCTATTTAATTCCGAAGCAAAAGCCCGAAAAAGTTCAGGTTTTGGATGAAAATACTACGCTTATTTCAGGTACTAAAGCAGAGGGTAGAAATGCCAGTATCGTATTAAGTTTCTCAAAATCGCAATCTAATTTAGAGTTGCCATACGGGGTATCTTTTATTAATGAGCAACAAGCTAAATCGAATTATCAAAGAGAGATAAAAGGTAGAACAGTGGCCGAGTTACAAGAACAGGGGAAACAGATTTGGGACGAAGCATTAGGTAAAATGCAGGTAGAAGGTGGTAGTGAAGCCGATAAAAATGTTTTTTACACATCGCTATATCGTTCTTACGAGCGCCCTGTTTGTATTTCTGAAGATGGGCGATATTACAGTGCTTTTGATGGCCAGGTGCATCAGGATAATGGAAGACCGTTTTATACAGACGATTGGATTTGGGATTCGTACAGAGCACATCATCCATTGCGTGTTTTGCTGAATCCTAAGCAGGAAGAGGATATTATTCATTCTTTTATTTTAATGGCACAGCAGATGGAGCATAACTGGTTACCAACCTTTCCTGAAGTAACGGGAGATAGTAGAAGAATGAATTCTAATCATGGTGTGGCGACTATTTTGGATGCTTCAGAAAAAGGAGTTGATAATTTTGATCTTGAAAAGGCTTATCAGGCATCTAAAGCAGCAATTACAGAAAAAACATTAGCGCCGTGGTCTGGGAAACCGGCCGGCGAACTAGATACTTTCTATAAAAGAAATGGATTTATCCCGGCTTTAAGGGATGGTGAGGAAGAAACCATTCCTGAAGTTAGTGGTTTTGAGAAGCGCCAGCCCGTAGCGGTAACATTAGGAACGGCTTATGATGAATGGTGTCTGGCGGTTTTAGCAAATAAATTAGACCATAAGAATGACTATAAGCGCTTTATAAAAGAAGCCCTAAATTATCGAAATTTGTTTAATAGCGAAACCAATTTTTTCCATCCTAAGGATAAAAATGGTGAATTTATAGCACCATTTGATTATCGTTTTTCTGGAGGCGTGGGTGCAAGAAATTATTATGGAGAGAATAATGGTTGGACATACCGATGGGACGTACAGCATAATGTTGCAGATTTAATTGATTTGATGGGAGGTAGAAAAGCCTTTATTGATAATCTTGATGCTACATTTGCTGAGCCAATGGGTAGAGGCAAAAGAGAGTTTTATACGCAGTTACCGGATCAAACCGGGAATGTAGGCCAGTTTAGTATGGCCAATGAGCCTTCACTTCATATCCCATACCTGTATAGCTATGCCGGTGAACCGTGGAAGACCCAGAAACGCATAAAAAAATTAATACATACCTGGTTTAGAAATGATTTTATGGGAGTTCCGGGAGATGAAGATGGCGGCGGAATGTCTTCTTTTGTAGTATTTTCTCAATTAGGATTTTATCCGGTAACGCCGGGGTTACCCATTTATGTGATTGGAAGTCCGTTTTTTGAAAAATCTGAAGTGACATTAGAAAATGGTAAAACTTTCACCATCGTTGCAGAAAATTTCTCTAAGGACAATAAGTATATACAAAGCGCTACTTTAAATGGTAAAAACTGGGACAACCCCTGGTTTACGCATACAGATTTAGAAAATGGGGGGACATTAGTCTTAAAAATGGGTAACAAAGCAAATAAAGATTGGGGAAGCAAACCCGAAAATGCTCCGCCTTCTTTTCAATTTTAG
- a CDS encoding P1 family peptidase, with protein MKSHFLILLLFITSLSLNAQETARDLGIITGVMPVGKTNSIVDVSGVKVGHTTLIKGDAIRTGVTAILPHGGNIFQDKVPAAVFVGNGFGKLAGTTQINELGNIETPIILTNTLNVATGIDAVIKYTLHSSENEQVRSVNAVVGETNDGYLNDIRGQHVSTTDVLNAIKNASTEKPEQGNVGAGTGTICFGYKGGIGTSSRRLPKNLGGYTVGVLVQTNFGGVLDIGGVNMGEKLKNFAFADELQNNVDGSCMVVVATDAPLTSRNLERLAKRAFMGLAQSGGIASNGSGDYIIAFSTSEDVRIPYQTKALYKTKSVPNDWMSPLFMAANEATEEAIINSLFMAEDMTGYQGHHIKKLPVDKVLSILKEQGVLESE; from the coding sequence ATGAAATCACATTTTTTGATTCTGCTTCTTTTCATTACAAGTTTATCACTTAATGCTCAGGAAACTGCCAGAGACCTAGGCATTATAACCGGCGTAATGCCCGTTGGAAAAACCAATAGCATCGTAGATGTAAGTGGAGTTAAAGTTGGTCATACCACATTAATTAAAGGGGACGCTATAAGAACAGGTGTCACTGCAATTTTACCGCACGGAGGAAATATTTTTCAGGATAAAGTACCGGCTGCAGTTTTTGTGGGTAACGGTTTTGGGAAATTAGCAGGAACCACACAAATAAACGAGCTTGGAAACATCGAAACTCCCATTATCCTCACCAATACGCTTAATGTTGCTACCGGTATTGATGCCGTTATTAAATACACTTTACATTCATCTGAAAATGAACAGGTAAGATCTGTGAATGCTGTTGTTGGCGAAACTAACGATGGCTATCTAAATGATATTAGAGGGCAGCATGTTTCTACCACAGATGTTTTAAATGCGATAAAAAATGCAAGCACAGAAAAGCCGGAACAGGGAAATGTTGGTGCCGGTACCGGAACGATTTGTTTTGGTTATAAAGGCGGAATAGGAACATCTTCACGTAGATTGCCTAAAAATCTTGGCGGTTATACTGTAGGCGTTTTGGTGCAAACAAACTTTGGTGGAGTCCTGGATATTGGCGGAGTCAATATGGGGGAAAAATTAAAGAATTTCGCCTTTGCAGATGAATTACAAAATAACGTAGATGGTAGTTGTATGGTAGTGGTTGCCACCGATGCGCCATTGACGAGTAGAAATTTAGAACGCCTTGCTAAACGTGCTTTTATGGGACTGGCACAAAGTGGAGGAATTGCTTCTAACGGCAGCGGAGATTACATCATTGCTTTTTCTACTTCGGAAGATGTGAGAATTCCCTATCAAACCAAAGCATTATATAAAACTAAAAGTGTTCCCAACGATTGGATGTCACCATTATTTATGGCTGCAAACGAAGCCACCGAAGAAGCCATCATCAATAGCTTATTTATGGCTGAAGATATGACCGGTTATCAAGGCCATCACATTAAAAAATTACCCGTAGATAAAGTATTATCGATCCTGAAAGAACAGGGAGTGTTGGAAAGTGAATAA
- a CDS encoding LTA synthase family protein: MSQISSFDHLSFREKLINATREFFSISLVWLFLLFLLSLLELFYNTLVNAVQENFFRLLMYSCWMDVLLWLKWGAVCYIFYLIFYVVHPKSAKFTFKTFICFAAIIQTALVLYFTTSLNLLGADLFSYSLQDVQQTLGASGGLSIVAVLQFLVVVAICISILWWLPRFIKLPWALGIIYPLASVIIFFTSTTSAWSQISLQTTFASNLVTNKSDYFFTSSYYYFFPKTDYDVDIYADNYIGIYDNLDNSVVDYEYLDESNYPFYHVDSDTDVLSPYFNLNEKKPNIVIILVEGLGRAFTNKGAYLGNWTPFLDSLSTQSLYWKNFLSQGGRTFAVLPSILGSLPFAQSGYLGMGEKMPNQLSLLNLLKHNGYETSFYYGGDASFDNMELYLRRNKIDDLIDKDKFSTNSGLLPETNGFTWGYDDEALYAKYLNTRPSDSMAKPQLGVLLTVSSHNPFKINQQQEFYDRFEERMTQLDFTESKKQDYRAYRDQYASILYTDAMLKKFFENYEKRPDFSNTIFLITGDHRMPEIPMATVIDRYHVPLILYSPMLKRTSEMASISSHSDVAPSILRLLKSNYQLDLPEDTSWLGKGLDTVVNFRNIHQIPLIQTKVNMKDYVVGTYHLNGDRLYEILEDMGERPVNDPKQQKSIMDAYNGFKQKNAIITNGGKIIPDSVYIKYTN, translated from the coding sequence ATGTCACAGATAAGTTCATTCGATCATCTAAGTTTTAGAGAGAAATTAATTAATGCTACCAGGGAGTTTTTTTCAATTTCACTCGTATGGCTCTTTTTACTGTTTTTACTCAGTCTTTTAGAGCTTTTTTATAATACGCTAGTCAATGCTGTACAGGAAAACTTTTTTAGATTGTTGATGTATAGTTGCTGGATGGATGTTTTGCTTTGGCTAAAATGGGGGGCAGTCTGCTATATTTTCTACCTTATCTTTTATGTAGTGCATCCCAAATCAGCCAAATTTACTTTCAAAACTTTTATTTGTTTCGCAGCCATTATCCAAACCGCATTGGTGTTGTATTTTACGACCTCTTTAAACCTGTTGGGTGCAGATCTTTTTAGTTACTCGTTACAAGATGTACAGCAAACTTTGGGAGCATCAGGAGGTTTAAGTATTGTTGCCGTACTCCAGTTCTTAGTGGTGGTTGCCATTTGTATTTCCATTTTATGGTGGTTGCCTAGATTTATTAAATTACCCTGGGCTTTAGGTATTATTTATCCACTAGCTTCTGTAATAATATTCTTTACTTCAACTACTTCAGCTTGGAGCCAAATAAGTTTACAAACCACTTTTGCCAGTAATCTGGTGACCAATAAATCAGACTATTTTTTTACAAGTTCGTATTATTATTTCTTTCCCAAGACCGATTATGACGTCGATATTTATGCTGATAATTATATTGGTATTTATGATAATCTTGATAATTCTGTCGTGGATTATGAATATTTAGATGAAAGCAATTATCCTTTTTATCATGTAGATTCTGATACCGATGTGCTTTCGCCATATTTTAATCTTAATGAAAAGAAACCGAATATTGTGATTATTCTGGTGGAAGGTTTAGGTCGTGCTTTTACGAATAAAGGTGCTTATTTAGGAAATTGGACCCCGTTTCTTGATTCGCTTTCTACACAGAGTTTGTATTGGAAAAACTTTCTTAGTCAGGGAGGGCGTACTTTTGCTGTTTTACCTTCTATTTTAGGCTCTTTGCCTTTTGCGCAAAGTGGTTATTTAGGTATGGGAGAAAAAATGCCTAATCAGTTATCACTTTTAAACCTGTTAAAACATAACGGTTATGAAACTTCATTTTACTACGGTGGTGATGCGAGTTTCGATAATATGGAGCTGTATTTAAGAAGAAATAAAATTGATGATCTTATTGATAAAGACAAGTTTTCTACAAATTCGGGATTGTTACCAGAAACTAATGGTTTTACCTGGGGCTATGATGATGAGGCGCTTTATGCAAAATATTTAAATACCAGACCTTCAGATAGTATGGCAAAACCTCAATTAGGGGTCTTGCTTACGGTTTCTTCCCACAACCCGTTCAAAATTAATCAGCAGCAGGAATTTTATGATCGTTTTGAAGAGCGTATGACTCAGCTTGATTTTACAGAAAGTAAAAAGCAGGACTATCGTGCTTATCGAGATCAATATGCCAGTATTTTATATACCGATGCAATGCTGAAAAAGTTCTTTGAAAATTATGAAAAGCGTCCGGATTTTAGCAATACCATTTTCCTAATTACGGGGGATCACCGTATGCCCGAAATTCCTATGGCTACGGTTATCGATCGTTATCATGTACCTTTAATATTGTATTCTCCAATGCTTAAACGTACTTCTGAAATGGCATCGATTTCATCCCATTCTGATGTCGCTCCCAGTATTTTAAGATTGCTGAAGTCTAATTACCAACTTGATCTACCCGAAGATACGAGCTGGTTAGGAAAAGGCCTGGATACCGTTGTTAATTTTAGAAATATTCACCAGATTCCGTTGATTCAAACCAAGGTGAATATGAAAGATTATGTGGTAGGTACCTATCATCTTAATGGTGATCGTCTTTATGAGATCCTTGAGGATATGGGCGAAAGACCAGTAAACGATCCTAAACAGCAAAAAAGTATAATGGACGCGTATAACGGATTTAAACAGAAGAACGCGATTATCACCAATGGTGGAAAAATAATTCCAGATTCTGTTTATATAAAGTACACCAACTAA
- a CDS encoding S41 family peptidase: MRKFYLLIMLLFVGVAVSAQENAKWLRYPSISPNGETIVFGYMGNLYRVSSDGGVAIAITTGDAYDMRPVWSHDGKSIAFASDRYGNFDVYTMPATGGTPTRLTYNSANDFPYDFSPQDDKVLYGSGRNAPASSVRFPSPGLFQNLYTIPIKGGRPELLTAAGAEEAHFSKDGTHLVFQDRKGYEDAWRKHHTSAVTRDIWLYDLENDSYKQISNFEGEDREPVFSADGTKVFYLNEKDGTQNLYVKNLSSGSEEKLTNFKDFPVRHLSISDSDKLAFTWKGEVYTMTPGTQPKKLEIKVLDDAAFEAIKNMDINSVTEFAVSPNNKEIAFVNRGEVFVTGVDDSRTKRITNTSTQERMVSWSPSGKELIFSGEKDGSWNVYKATLNRPQEEYFYASTIVDIEPLINTTAEEFQAKISPDSSKIAFIEERNILKVMDLKSGKKTVILPEGRNHSYSDGDWSFQWSPDSRWLMVDDQKGYFFNNNVALIKANGNGEIFHPVNSGFGESNAKWAMDGKMMTYTSSREGRKSLANQGSTEQDIYAVFFDQKAYDRYTLSEEEFKLLEEREKKEKEEKEKAEEDGKKSKKKKEEKKDEPLKLNFDNLDIRKVKLTINSASISDYVLNKDASKVFYLASFEKGYDLWVTEPRTRETKILAKMGGSPSGIEISEDGKSLFLSNNGRLVKVDAESGKVENIAINGDMVIDAAAEREYMFNHMWRQVTKKFYDPEIHGIDWQMYHDEYAKFLPHINNNYDFQELLSELLGELNASHTGGRYYASGANGDHTASLGVLYNESYMGDGIKISEVISGGPLDNADSKIKAGDIIIKINGKTIKSDENWNKYLNNIQDKNTLLTIKSGNSTFEETIKPVSVGSERALMYKRWVRTMERKTDSLSNGKLGYVHIQGMNDGSFRDVYENALGKNLEKEGLVVDTRFNGGGWLHDDLNTFLSGEEYLKFAPQGEVIKGGEPMTRWTKPSIVLMSEGNYSDAFIFPYVYKQNGIGKLVGMPVAGTGTAVWWERQIDPSIIFGIPMVATIGAEGEPTENMELQPDIEVALPYNEFLSGDDPQLQTAVKELLKETE; encoded by the coding sequence ATGAGAAAATTTTATTTGCTGATCATGCTATTATTTGTTGGTGTGGCAGTTTCAGCACAAGAAAATGCAAAATGGTTACGATATCCTTCGATTTCACCAAATGGTGAAACTATCGTTTTTGGATATATGGGGAACCTTTATCGGGTTAGTAGTGATGGGGGAGTAGCCATTGCCATAACTACAGGAGATGCTTATGATATGCGTCCCGTTTGGAGTCACGATGGTAAAAGTATAGCTTTTGCCAGCGATCGTTATGGTAATTTTGATGTATATACCATGCCAGCTACAGGTGGAACACCTACAAGATTAACTTATAATAGCGCCAATGATTTTCCCTACGATTTTTCACCACAGGACGATAAGGTTCTTTACGGGAGTGGTCGTAATGCACCGGCATCAAGCGTAAGATTTCCAAGTCCCGGATTATTTCAAAATTTGTATACCATCCCTATAAAAGGTGGACGACCAGAATTACTTACCGCTGCGGGAGCAGAAGAAGCCCATTTTAGTAAAGATGGAACGCATTTGGTTTTTCAGGATAGAAAAGGTTATGAAGATGCCTGGAGAAAACATCATACTTCGGCAGTCACAAGAGATATTTGGTTGTATGATCTTGAGAATGATTCGTATAAGCAAATCAGTAATTTTGAGGGTGAAGATCGTGAGCCTGTTTTTAGTGCTGATGGAACAAAAGTATTTTATCTGAATGAAAAAGACGGTACACAAAATTTGTACGTCAAAAATTTAAGCTCGGGTTCCGAAGAAAAACTGACTAATTTTAAAGATTTTCCGGTGCGTCACTTAAGTATTTCTGATAGCGATAAATTGGCGTTTACCTGGAAAGGTGAAGTCTATACCATGACGCCAGGAACTCAACCTAAAAAACTGGAGATTAAAGTTCTGGATGATGCTGCTTTCGAAGCCATCAAAAATATGGATATCAATAGTGTAACCGAATTTGCGGTTAGTCCTAATAATAAAGAGATTGCTTTTGTAAATCGAGGCGAAGTTTTTGTGACCGGTGTAGACGATTCCCGTACAAAAAGAATTACCAATACCTCTACTCAGGAGCGTATGGTGAGCTGGTCCCCAAGCGGAAAAGAATTAATTTTTTCCGGGGAGAAGGATGGTAGCTGGAATGTATATAAAGCGACTTTAAACCGCCCGCAGGAAGAGTATTTCTATGCTTCGACCATTGTAGATATTGAGCCTTTAATTAACACGACTGCTGAAGAATTTCAGGCTAAAATTTCTCCAGATTCTTCTAAAATCGCTTTTATAGAGGAACGAAATATTTTAAAAGTAATGGATCTAAAATCGGGTAAGAAAACAGTAATTCTTCCTGAAGGTAGAAATCATTCGTATAGTGATGGAGATTGGTCTTTTCAATGGAGCCCAGATAGCCGTTGGCTAATGGTAGATGATCAAAAAGGTTATTTTTTTAATAATAATGTGGCTTTAATTAAAGCGAACGGTAACGGAGAAATTTTTCATCCTGTAAATAGTGGCTTTGGGGAATCTAACGCCAAATGGGCCATGGATGGTAAAATGATGACCTATACCAGTAGCCGCGAGGGTAGAAAATCATTAGCGAACCAGGGAAGTACCGAGCAGGATATCTACGCGGTATTTTTTGATCAAAAAGCATATGATCGATATACTCTAAGCGAAGAAGAATTTAAACTTTTAGAAGAGCGCGAGAAAAAGGAGAAAGAAGAAAAGGAAAAAGCAGAAGAAGACGGGAAAAAATCTAAAAAGAAAAAAGAAGAAAAAAAGGATGAACCTTTAAAACTTAATTTCGATAACCTTGATATCCGTAAAGTAAAACTTACAATTAACTCTGCCAGTATTAGTGATTATGTGTTGAATAAAGATGCGAGCAAAGTTTTTTATCTGGCATCATTTGAAAAAGGATATGATCTTTGGGTAACCGAGCCAAGAACCAGAGAAACCAAGATTTTGGCAAAAATGGGCGGTTCTCCTAGCGGAATTGAAATTAGTGAAGATGGGAAATCCTTATTTTTAAGTAATAATGGACGTTTGGTAAAAGTAGATGCAGAAAGTGGTAAGGTAGAAAATATAGCTATCAATGGTGATATGGTGATTGATGCTGCTGCTGAAAGAGAATATATGTTTAACCATATGTGGAGACAGGTTACCAAGAAATTCTATGATCCTGAGATTCACGGAATCGATTGGCAAATGTACCATGACGAATATGCGAAGTTTTTACCGCATATCAATAATAATTATGATTTTCAGGAATTGTTAAGTGAGCTTTTAGGAGAGTTAAATGCTTCTCACACTGGGGGACGTTATTATGCCTCTGGTGCTAACGGTGATCATACCGCTTCTTTAGGAGTATTATATAATGAATCCTATATGGGAGACGGAATTAAAATCTCTGAAGTGATTTCAGGAGGACCATTAGATAATGCCGATAGCAAAATAAAAGCAGGTGATATAATTATCAAAATCAATGGTAAAACTATCAAATCTGATGAAAACTGGAATAAATATCTAAATAACATTCAGGATAAAAATACTTTACTAACCATTAAAAGCGGGAACTCCACTTTCGAAGAAACCATCAAGCCTGTTTCGGTAGGATCAGAGCGTGCTTTAATGTACAAGCGTTGGGTGCGTACCATGGAGCGTAAAACCGATAGCCTTAGTAACGGTAAACTGGGTTATGTGCATATCCAGGGAATGAATGATGGTAGTTTTAGAGATGTTTATGAAAATGCACTTGGTAAGAATTTAGAAAAAGAAGGTCTTGTGGTAGATACCCGTTTTAACGGTGGTGGATGGTTGCATGACGATCTTAATACTTTTTTAAGCGGGGAAGAATATTTAAAGTTCGCACCACAGGGAGAAGTGATTAAAGGGGGAGAACCCATGACCCGTTGGACCAAGCCCAGTATCGTTTTAATGAGTGAAGGAAATTATAGTGATGCTTTTATTTTCCCTTATGTTTACAAACAAAACGGAATAGGTAAACTGGTAGGGATGCCAGTGGCAGGTACCGGTACAGCGGTATGGTGGGAAAGACAAATAGATCCTTCGATCATATTTGGAATACCAATGGTAGCCACTATAGGTGCAGAAGGAGAACCAACAGAAAATATGGAGTTGCAACCCGATATAGAAGTAGCATTACCTTATAATGAATTTTTAAGTGGAGATGATCCCCAGTTGCAAACTGCAGTAAAAGAACTTTTAAAAGAAACCGAATAA
- a CDS encoding aminotransferase class IV, translating into MKLSYPSKVYLNGEWLKPEEAKISVFDRGFLFGDGIYEVIPFYSGKLFLLKEHLQRLRYSLNEVELQCDISDFESIILKAIELTELNAADGAIYIQVSRGMAPRTHYFPENYDATVLVYAYKTNLRGFQNQFKDVLVSNDLRWHRCDIKSVSLMANILANTEAKKSDFSENIMIRDGYFTEGSHSSLFFVKDESVYTHPNGKFILPGITRNLLIKLCKENNIVIVEKALPVSELDEVTEVFITGTTTQITAIKNLHFPDRIINFGNDIGKVTRRLQLLFCEEVKKRTGVDIS; encoded by the coding sequence ATGAAACTAAGTTACCCCAGCAAAGTATATTTAAATGGAGAATGGTTAAAGCCCGAAGAGGCGAAAATCTCTGTTTTTGATCGTGGTTTTTTATTTGGTGATGGTATTTACGAAGTCATTCCTTTTTACAGCGGAAAGTTGTTTTTACTGAAAGAACATCTACAAAGGCTGCGATATTCTTTGAATGAAGTCGAATTGCAATGTGATATAAGTGATTTTGAAAGCATTATTTTAAAAGCTATCGAATTGACGGAATTAAACGCAGCCGATGGCGCCATTTATATTCAGGTAAGTAGGGGAATGGCTCCAAGGACGCATTATTTTCCTGAAAATTACGATGCTACGGTGCTTGTATATGCTTATAAAACCAATCTTAGAGGTTTTCAGAATCAATTTAAAGATGTCCTGGTATCTAATGATCTGCGTTGGCATCGCTGCGATATCAAATCGGTTTCCTTAATGGCCAATATTCTGGCAAATACCGAAGCTAAGAAAAGTGATTTTTCTGAAAACATAATGATTAGAGATGGTTATTTTACGGAAGGTTCACACTCTTCATTGTTTTTTGTAAAAGATGAAAGCGTTTATACACATCCCAATGGTAAGTTTATTTTACCCGGAATTACTCGAAATTTACTTATAAAACTGTGTAAGGAAAACAATATCGTAATTGTTGAAAAAGCACTTCCGGTCTCTGAGTTAGATGAGGTTACCGAAGTTTTTATTACCGGTACCACTACTCAGATTACCGCAATTAAAAATCTTCATTTTCCGGATAGGATTATAAACTTTGGGAACGACATTGGAAAAGTTACCAGAAGACTTCAATTATTATTTTGCGAAGAAGTAAAGAAACGTACGGGAGTAGATATAAGCTGA